One genomic region from Pseudomonadota bacterium encodes:
- a CDS encoding serine hydrolase domain-containing protein codes for MMQRWSVAVVACGVALLESAGAVPAEEAVAAIEAYVQPYLDAAAFDGVVLIAEGEGITYRGAFGKASYELDVAMHAEQRFRIASLSKQITQVLIARLVDRGGLDLDAPVAEVLPEFAHGQRISTAQLIEHQAGVPHTNSLAWMDTTKTMMLEAIVERLSAMPLDFEPGTQRRYSNGGYALLAAILERRSGVPYGVLLSEELADYPSLGHEGPFALVPRMASRYAPGEQFGKRARATTYHVWNRIGGGSLYGAADDVFRLFFDAYHGRLVSPQVSERLFPPPTAPVLVTGRSPGALAQVFFDPDLELTVLTLSSNSGWPASFTPDIARLYAGDAAQLVPADLADTVDAGAAQRLAGAYLGEQFAWRVALVPSSDGHLVWVHDELRTAFAPTRAGAWYLPIYDWLCEFTGEGGATMACRQRDPRSEVRFTFARQP; via the coding sequence ATGATGCAGAGATGGTCGGTGGCAGTCGTCGCGTGTGGGGTGGCGTTGCTCGAGTCGGCAGGCGCGGTGCCCGCCGAAGAGGCTGTGGCGGCTATCGAGGCGTACGTTCAGCCCTACCTGGATGCGGCAGCCTTCGATGGGGTCGTGCTGATCGCCGAGGGCGAGGGGATCACGTACCGAGGCGCGTTCGGCAAGGCGAGCTACGAGTTGGACGTGGCGATGCATGCCGAGCAGCGCTTTCGTATCGCTTCCCTGTCGAAGCAGATTACGCAGGTGCTCATCGCCCGCCTCGTCGACCGGGGGGGACTCGACCTCGACGCGCCGGTGGCCGAGGTTTTGCCCGAGTTCGCGCACGGGCAGCGCATCAGCACGGCGCAGCTCATCGAGCACCAGGCGGGCGTTCCCCACACGAACTCGCTCGCGTGGATGGACACCACCAAAACGATGATGCTAGAGGCGATCGTTGAGCGCCTGTCGGCCATGCCGCTCGACTTCGAGCCCGGTACGCAGCGGCGCTACTCGAACGGCGGCTACGCACTCCTCGCCGCGATCTTGGAGCGGCGCTCGGGTGTGCCTTACGGCGTGTTGCTAAGCGAGGAGCTGGCCGACTACCCCTCGCTTGGACACGAAGGGCCGTTTGCCCTCGTGCCGCGGATGGCTTCGCGCTACGCGCCTGGCGAACAGTTCGGCAAACGCGCGCGGGCGACGACGTACCACGTCTGGAACCGAATCGGCGGCGGATCCTTATACGGCGCCGCCGACGACGTGTTCCGATTGTTCTTCGATGCCTATCACGGCCGCTTGGTTTCGCCACAAGTCAGCGAGCGGCTGTTTCCGCCGCCGACTGCGCCGGTGCTGGTGACGGGTCGGTCACCGGGGGCGCTGGCGCAGGTTTTCTTCGATCCGGACCTGGAGCTCACGGTCCTAACCCTGTCATCGAACTCCGGCTGGCCCGCGTCCTTTACGCCAGACATTGCCCGCCTCTACGCGGGCGATGCCGCGCAGCTGGTGCCGGCCGACCTGGCGGACACAGTCGACGCAGGAGCCGCGCAACGCCTCGCCGGGGCGTACCTCGGCGAGCAGTTCGCATGGCGCGTTGCGCTGGTCCCGTCGAGCGATGGCCATCTCGTGTGGGTGCACGATGAGCTGCGCACGGCCTTCGCACCAACCCGGGCCGGGGCGTGGTACTTACCGATCTACGACTGGCTGTGTGAGTTCACCGGCGAGGGCGGTGCCACGATGGCCTGCCGCCAGCGAGATCCACGTAGCGAGGTGCGATTCACCTTCGCCAGGCAGCCCTAG